The Desulfovibrio psychrotolerans nucleotide sequence CATCGCCTTCTGCGATGGCAAAACCGTAAAGCCCCTGCCCTCCTCGCAGGACCACAAGGCCGCGGGCGAAGGGGACACCGGCCCCAACACCGGCGGCATGGGCGCATACAGCCCCGCCCCCGCCCTACCCGCAGACCGCTATGACGAGATCATCGATCTGGTCATGAAGCCGGTATGCGAAACGCTGGGCAGAAAAGACAAGCCCTTCATCGGCATTCTCTACGCAGGGTTGATGATGACCGCAAAAGGCCCCTACGTGCTGGAATTCAACGTGCGCTTCGGCGACCCCGAATGCCAGCCCCTGCTCATGCGCCTGCACAGCGACCTCGCGGAAGTCATGATGGCCTGCGTACAGGGACGCCTTGCCGAAACCCCGCTGGAAGCCAAGCCGGAAACCACCCTCGGCGTGGTGGTGGCGGCGGAAGGCTACCCCGGCAGCTACCCCAGAGGCATGGAAATAAGCGGGTTTGAAGAGGCAGAGACCGTCCCCGGCGTCAAGGTGTTTCAGGCAGGAACAGTGCTGGATAACGGCGTCACGCGCGCCAACGGCGGGCGCGTGCTGTGCGTTACGGCACTGGGTGCCACCCTCGCGGAAGCGCAGAAACGCGCTTACGAGGGTGTGGCGAAAATACGGATGGACAAGGCCTACTACCGCCGTGACATCGGTTTCAAGGGATTGAGATAACGAGTTACCGTTTACCCATTACCGCAACCCTTCAGGAGAACAGGTATGCCACAGGTCGGCATTT carries:
- the purD gene encoding phosphoribosylamine--glycine ligase, producing MRILIVGNGGREHALAWKLRQSPKVKDIFIAPGNGGTALEGTNVPIAVDDLPALVAFAKEQGIDLVVPGPELPLVLGIKDALDLAGIPCFGPNAFAAQLEGSKAFAKYIMEEAGVPTAAFGVFNEFEDAREYVLNVGAPIVVKADGLAAGKGVVVAQTTDEAITALEEIMLKQAFGSSGAHVVIEECLVGEEVSFIAFCDGKTVKPLPSSQDHKAAGEGDTGPNTGGMGAYSPAPALPADRYDEIIDLVMKPVCETLGRKDKPFIGILYAGLMMTAKGPYVLEFNVRFGDPECQPLLMRLHSDLAEVMMACVQGRLAETPLEAKPETTLGVVVAAEGYPGSYPRGMEISGFEEAETVPGVKVFQAGTVLDNGVTRANGGRVLCVTALGATLAEAQKRAYEGVAKIRMDKAYYRRDIGFKGLR